In Amycolatopsis jiangsuensis, the following proteins share a genomic window:
- a CDS encoding winged helix DNA-binding domain-containing protein has translation MTTVDTRALNRATLARQLLLDRGDLPVHDAIAHLCGVQAQEPQEPFVGLWSRLPAFDPGSLDDLLTGRHVVRTHLMRRTVHLLTADDALAWRTRHDAMLRQRVLGTYRRELDGVDLEELAAAGRAVLADGEPRSMPELARALAGQWPAPGTRALGEMLVAALIPMVQLPPRGLWRTKAGARNVPMRTWLGRDPGPADAAGPALVRRYLAAFGPAASADLRAWCGLAGLPAAVAAVREELVSFRDERGRELLDLPGAPRPDPETPAPVRFLPAFDNAILGYHDRTRIIDDEHRGLSVAGARVVLVDGRVTATWTVEEGTVSVAPLRRLSRAERAEVTAEGQHLASFLSDGDHDRARIT, from the coding sequence GTGACCACTGTGGACACCCGCGCGCTGAACCGCGCGACCCTGGCAAGGCAGCTCCTGCTCGATCGCGGCGATCTGCCCGTCCACGACGCCATCGCGCACCTGTGCGGAGTGCAGGCGCAGGAACCGCAGGAGCCGTTCGTCGGGCTCTGGTCGCGGTTGCCCGCGTTCGACCCCGGCTCGCTCGACGACCTGCTCACCGGACGCCACGTCGTGCGGACGCATCTCATGCGCCGCACCGTGCACCTGCTGACCGCGGACGACGCGCTGGCGTGGCGGACCCGGCACGACGCGATGTTGCGCCAGCGGGTGCTCGGCACCTACCGGCGCGAGCTCGACGGCGTGGACCTCGAAGAGCTCGCCGCGGCGGGCCGGGCGGTGCTGGCGGACGGCGAACCCCGTTCGATGCCCGAGCTCGCCCGGGCGCTCGCCGGGCAGTGGCCCGCGCCGGGTACCCGCGCGCTGGGGGAAATGCTGGTGGCTGCTCTCATCCCGATGGTCCAGCTACCGCCGCGCGGGCTGTGGCGCACGAAGGCGGGGGCGCGGAACGTGCCGATGCGCACCTGGCTGGGCCGCGATCCCGGTCCCGCGGACGCCGCCGGTCCCGCCCTCGTCCGGCGTTACCTGGCCGCGTTCGGGCCCGCCGCGTCGGCCGACCTGCGGGCCTGGTGCGGGCTGGCCGGGCTGCCCGCCGCGGTGGCCGCGGTCCGCGAGGAACTGGTGAGCTTCCGCGACGAACGAGGCCGTGAACTGCTCGACCTGCCCGGCGCACCCCGGCCGGATCCGGAGACCCCGGCACCGGTGCGTTTCCTGCCCGCGTTCGACAACGCCATCCTGGGCTACCACGACCGGACCCGGATCATCGACGACGAGCACCGCGGCCTCTCGGTGGCCGGCGCGCGCGTGGTGCTGGTCGACGGCCGGGTCACCGCGACCTGGACGGTCGAGGAAGGCACCGTGTCCGTCGCCCCGCTGCGCCGCCTCTCCCGTGCCGAACGCGCCGAAGTCACCGCGGAAGGCCAGCACCTGGCGTCCTTCCTCTCCGACGGCGACCACGATCGCGCCCGGATCACCTGA
- a CDS encoding purine-cytosine permease family protein has product MAEQDGALTVERRSIDFVPEAERHGRARGLFAVWFAANMQVTTMVTGALGVLLGLSLPWAVLALVLGNLAGALLMALHSAQGPKLGVPQMIQSRAQFGFHGAILPLLLVIVMYIGFFATSAVLGGQALAGATGMNTDLAIVVVAAVCTVLAVFGYRLIHRVDRWISLISALGFVYLTVRLLQTGHVAQAWHGGGAAPGTFLLVVSVAATWQITFAPYVADYSRYLPKATSVSAAFWWTYAGAVLGTIWMMLFGAVAVAVAGQAFDGGSIQFVVDLAPGAHGLFAVIVILGIIAINVLNLYGCFMSTATTLTAVRRHGIGPRGRIAYLVTAAVVSTAIAIAGRGNFLANYENFILFLAYFLIPWTAINLVDFYAVRKERYDVSALFDPDGQYGRVNWRALLPYLAAIIVEVPFMSTTFYTGPMVAHVGGADISWILGTVVAGGLYYVAMRYSPEFRGLSTREEDTV; this is encoded by the coding sequence ATGGCCGAGCAGGATGGCGCGCTCACCGTGGAGCGACGCTCCATCGACTTCGTCCCGGAAGCCGAGCGGCACGGCCGCGCCCGCGGGCTGTTCGCGGTGTGGTTCGCGGCCAACATGCAGGTCACCACGATGGTGACCGGGGCGTTGGGCGTGCTGCTGGGGCTTTCGCTGCCCTGGGCGGTGCTGGCGCTGGTGCTGGGCAACCTGGCCGGCGCGCTGCTGATGGCACTGCATTCCGCACAGGGGCCGAAGCTGGGCGTTCCACAGATGATCCAGAGCCGGGCGCAGTTCGGGTTCCACGGCGCGATACTGCCGCTGCTGCTGGTGATCGTCATGTACATCGGGTTCTTCGCGACCAGCGCGGTGCTCGGCGGGCAGGCGCTGGCCGGGGCGACCGGAATGAACACCGACCTCGCGATCGTGGTGGTGGCCGCGGTCTGCACGGTGCTGGCGGTCTTCGGTTACCGGCTGATCCACCGGGTGGACCGCTGGATCAGCCTGATCAGCGCGCTCGGGTTCGTCTACCTGACCGTGCGGCTGCTGCAGACCGGCCACGTCGCACAGGCCTGGCACGGCGGCGGGGCGGCACCGGGGACGTTCCTGCTGGTGGTCTCGGTCGCGGCGACCTGGCAGATCACTTTCGCACCCTACGTCGCCGACTACTCCCGCTACTTGCCCAAGGCGACCTCGGTCTCCGCGGCGTTCTGGTGGACCTACGCCGGTGCGGTGCTGGGCACCATCTGGATGATGCTCTTCGGCGCGGTGGCGGTCGCGGTCGCGGGGCAGGCGTTCGACGGCGGCTCCATCCAGTTCGTGGTCGATCTGGCGCCCGGCGCGCACGGGCTCTTCGCGGTGATCGTCATCCTCGGCATCATCGCGATCAACGTGCTGAACCTCTACGGCTGCTTCATGTCCACCGCGACCACGCTGACCGCGGTGCGCCGGCACGGGATCGGCCCGCGCGGCCGGATCGCCTACCTCGTCACGGCCGCGGTGGTGTCCACCGCGATCGCCATCGCCGGGCGCGGGAACTTCCTGGCCAACTACGAGAACTTCATCCTGTTCCTGGCCTACTTCCTGATCCCGTGGACCGCGATCAACCTCGTCGACTTCTACGCCGTGCGCAAGGAGCGCTACGACGTGTCCGCGCTCTTCGATCCGGACGGGCAGTACGGCCGGGTGAACTGGCGGGCGCTGCTGCCCTACCTGGCCGCGATCATCGTGGAAGTCCCCTTCATGAGCACCACGTTCTACACCGGGCCGATGGTCGCCCACGTCGGCGGCGCGGACATCTCGTGGATACTGGGCACGGTCGTGGCCGGTGGCCTGTACTACGTGGCCATGCGGTACTCGCCGGAGTTCCGTGGACTGTCCACGCGAGAAGAGGACACTGTCTGA
- a CDS encoding VOC family protein, producing the protein MIRRVLAQSTVTDLGRAEDWYTRLFGRGPDARPMAGLLEWYPGETFGLQVWAEPERAGHCTVVLEETDLDAAAAHASEAGIAHDGPQPGGGARILPLTDPDGNRVIFAG; encoded by the coding sequence ATGATCCGCCGGGTACTGGCACAGAGCACCGTCACCGACCTCGGCCGGGCCGAAGACTGGTACACCCGGCTCTTCGGCCGTGGGCCGGACGCCCGGCCGATGGCGGGGCTGCTCGAGTGGTATCCGGGGGAGACGTTCGGCCTGCAGGTGTGGGCGGAGCCGGAACGGGCCGGGCACTGCACGGTGGTGCTGGAGGAGACCGATCTCGACGCCGCCGCGGCACACGCCAGCGAGGCCGGCATCGCCCACGACGGGCCGCAGCCGGGCGGCGGTGCGCGCATCCTGCCGCTGACGGATCCGGACGGCAACCGGGTGATCTTCGCCGGCTGA